One stretch of Falco naumanni isolate bFalNau1 chromosome 7, bFalNau1.pat, whole genome shotgun sequence DNA includes these proteins:
- the PAPLN gene encoding papilin isoform X2, with protein MKNLFLLFLLAMMSPSAFSGHKMKRQIDVWGSWGEWGKCSRSCGGGVSFRQRHCYSQRTEGPSSCVGPTQSYRSCNIQSCPEGSRDFRAEQCAEFDGTEFQGKKYKWLPYYGAPNKCELNCIPKGENFYYRHKEAVVDGTTCEPGKRDICVEGVCQAVGCDNMLESPKKEDKCLQCGGDGSTCYGVKGTFDVPSLPKGYNQIFIIPVGATSIRIKEVMPSRNFLAVKNVQGEYYLNGHWTIDFSRALQVASTVMHYDRGSEGDLAPELLHAQGPTTEPLIIELISQEPNPGVQYEYYLPVQGQAAGYSWSYGSWSECSSECGGGFQSRLVFCTIDNEIYPDYMCSGKPQPDNNRTCGHQTCPQTKRWKTGEWGPCSATCGGGTQTRSVYCVAFDGQSSRGVVDDAECMAFAQQPRSSQPCNMRQCASWIPGPWSECSASCGEGVQTRTVTCRTQQGSQAQDFACLMEPKPSATQPCLKENCIQEIGWHVGDWGLCSKSCNSGIRTRQVICADGDSRFYSLETCKAIQPQKPATLGSCNMQPCYLPQQVPSMQDTMGYDVTRQSLLTRYNPNSPATGVLPLDSGDERMFPGSSMIRSTSGNHHTPSTKDRGINLLTVRWESPSRSSGSYQLSSSQHPAAGTGSQDCHQSPHGCCPDGHTLASGPLGRGCPFSTCHRNRYGCCPDGVSAAQGPNNMGCPQNYRDIQVSRNQPTAATPTASQALSQQHPSDECRSSVYGCCFDNVASASGPQGEGCLNRPNYPYPVICLLPSAHGPCTNWTTRWYFVTAVGKCNRFWYGGCHGNKNSFVSEEECIGACHNSVSIGSLEHQPSSGTGTLQRQHAGSHSHTGDTQGQQQPPPRESASHSQEGRAYGASLPTRDRHRQHSWRSEVLPESLARTGVQESQHRGTQQSRLDSLSHLHLRETAVPRPLERQSSSSQQLLPQEGTQWHKAFGAGVSMTEGFEHQAPADLFPAQALHRTILEEAKPSLVTAVVGQNLQLVCKTGMSPFSRVEWVKDGRPVSSDRHTYQSDSSLVISHVKPEDAGTYTCLISDGRTERRQIQLQIIEYQRTVLAEGERGRVLHKENQQHRELSRGRKVVQAAGSSVQQQFTYRLRMDKSEPSVVEANVGERVRLPCTVEASPALTIEWQKDGQPLSSPRHRQQSDGALVISRVSSEDAGFFTCIASNGRDQDQRQVLFRPLGELKITGLLPSITVPEGGTAQLHCAVSGNNVNIRWSRNGVPMRADGHRIHLSQDGSLMISNVQEADEGSYICSAYSSSNSVSASTEVKVLRNRLSTTVNYVADPSRECVDQPHLANCELILQAQLCSNGYYSSFCCASCSRYQPQASAPRHRG; from the exons GGCCACAAGATGAAACGGCAGATTGATGtttgggggagctggggtgagTGGGGCAAGTGCAGTCGGAGCTGTGGTGGTGGAGTCAGCTTTCGGCAACGGCACTGCTATTCCCAAAG GACAGAAGGCCCTTCCAGTTGTGTTGGACCAACTCAAAGCTATCGGTCATGCAATATTCAG AGCTGCCCAGAAGGCTCGCGGGATTTTCGGGCAGAGCAATGTGCAGAGTTTGATGGGACAGAATtccaaggaaagaaatacaagtgGCTTCCATATTATGGAG CACCTAATAAGTGTGAGTTAAACTGTATACCCAAGGGAGAAAACTTCTACTATAGGCACAAGGAAGCAGTGGTAGATGGGACTACCTGTGAACCTGGCAAACGGGACATCTGTGTAGAGGGAGTTTGTCAG GCTGTTGGCTGTGATAACATGCTGGAATCTCCCAAGAAGGAGGACAAGTGCCTGCAGTGTGGAGGAGATGGCAGCACCTGCTATGGTGTGAAGGGTACTTTTGATGTGCCTAGCCTCCCCAAAG gttacaATCAAATCTTCATCATCCCTGTGGGAGCCACAAGCATCCGAATTAAGGAGGTTATGCCCAGCAGGAACTTCCTGG CTGTCAAGAACGTGCAAGGGGAGTATTACCTGAACGGGCACTGGACGATCGACTTCAGCCGAGCACTGCAGGTAGCTAGCACGGTTATGCACTATGACCGTGGCTCAGAGGGTGACCTGGCCCCAGAGCTCCTCCATGCCCAGGGTCCCACCACAGAACCCCTCATCATTGAG CTCATCAGCCAGGAGCCAAACCCAGGAGTACAGTACGAGTACTACCTGCCCGTGCAAGGGCAGGCGGCGGGTTACAGCTGGAGCTATGGTTCCTGGAGCGAGTGCAGCTCCGAGTGCGGAGGAG GTTTCCAGTCTCGCTTGGTGTTTTGTACCATAGACAATGAAATTTATCCAGATTATATGTGTAGTGGTAAACCACAACCAGACAATAACCGGACATGTGGCCATCAGACTTGTCCCCAGACCAAACG GTGGAAGACAGGGGAGTGGGGACCCTGCTCAGCTACCTGTGGTGGGGGCACCCAGACTCGCTCCGTTTATTGTGTGGCATTTGATGGTCAGAGCTCCCGAGGGGTGGTGGACGACGCTGAGTGCATGGCCTTCGCACAGCAGCCGCGCAGCAGTCAGCCCTGCAACATGAGGCAGTGTGCGAGCTGGATCCCAGGGCCCTGGTCAGAG tgctcagcCAGCTGTGGGGAAGGGGTTCAGACCCGGACAGTCACCTGCAGAACGCAGCAGGGCTCTCAGGCTCAGGACTTCGCTTGCCTAATGGAGCCAAAGCCATCAGCCACCCAGCCCTGTCTTAAGGAGAACTGCATCCAGGAAATCGGCTGGCATGTTGGAGACTGGGGCCTG TGTTCAAAGAGCTGCAATTCAGGCATCCGGACACGCCAAGTCATCTGTGCTGACGGCGACTCCAGATTCTACAGTCTTGAGACATGCAAAGCTATCCAGCCACAGAAACCAGCCACCCTGGGTAGCTGCAACATGCAGCCCTGCTACCTGCCACAGC AGGTCCCCAGTATGCAAGACACTATGGGATATGATGTCACCCGCCAATCCTTGCTGACACGTTACAACCCAAACAGCCCTGCCACAG GAGTTCTGCCCCTGGATTCTGGTGATGAAAGGATGTTCCCTGGGAGCTCCATGATCCGTAGTACCTCTGGGAATCACCACACCCCATCCACCAAGGACCGTGGAATCAACTTGTTGACTGTTCGCTGGGAATCACCGTCACGCTCATCGGGTTCTTATCAGCTCAGCTCCTCTCAGCACCCCGCTGCAGGGACTGGCTCTCAGGACTGTCATCAAAGCCCGCATGGCTGCTGTCCAGACGGGCACACTCTGGCTTCGGGCCCTCTGGGGAGAGGTTGCCCCTTCAGCACCTGCCACCGAAACAG GTATGGATGCTGTCCTGATGGAGTATCGGCTGCCCAGGGTCCAAACAACATGGGATGCCCACAAAATTACCGTGACATTCAAGTGAGCAGAAATCAGCCCACTGCAGCCACTCCAACA GCAAGCCAAGCCTTGTCCCAGCAGCACCCCTCGGATGAGTGCCGCAGTTCCGTGTACGGCTGCTGTTTTGACAATGTCGCTTCAGCTTCAGGCCCTCAAGGGGAAGGATGTCTCAATAGGCCCAACTACC CGTATCCTGTCATATGCCTGCTACCCAGTGCCCATGGCCCCTGCACGAACTGGACCACTCGCTGGTACTTTGTCACTGCCGTTGGCAAGTGCAACCGGTTTTGGTATGGTGGCTGTCACGGCAATAAAAACAGCTTTGTCTCAGAGGAGGAGTGCATTGGAGCGTGCCACAATTCTGTGAGCATCGGTTCTCTGGAGCACCAGCCCTCTTCTGGCACAGGAACCCTGCAACGCCAGCACGCTGGCTCCCACTCTCACACAGGGGATACTCAGggtcagcagcagccacccccaAGAGAGTCTGCAAGTCACAGCCAAGAAGGACGAGCCTACGGGGCTTCACTCCCCACAcgagacagacacagacagcacagctggagaagTGAGGTGTTGCCAGAGTCTTTGGCAAGGACTGGTGTGCAGGAGAGCCAGCACCGGGGCACCCAGCAAAGCAGACTGGACAGCCTGAGCCACCTGCACTTGCGGGAAACAGCAGTGCCAAGGCCCTTGGAGAGGCAGAgtagcagcagccagcagttgCTGCCCCAGGAAGGCACGCAGTGGCACAAGGCTTTTGGAGCAGGTGTTTCCATGACAGAGGGATTTGAGCACCAGGCACCTGCAGACTTGTTTCCAGCACAGGCTCTGCACAG AACCATCCTGGAGGAAGCCAAGCCTTCTCTTGTGACAGCAGTCGTGGGACAAAACCTCCAGCTGGTCTGCAAGACAGGCATGTCCCCCTTCTCCAGAGTGGAGTGGGTGAAGGATGGCCGGCCAGTCTCCTCTGACAG GCACACCTACCAGTCTGACAGCTCCTTAGTGATCAGCCACGTCAAGCCCGAGGATGCTGGGACTTACACATGCCTCATTTCTGACGGGAGGACAGAGAGACGACAGATTCAGTTACAGATCATAG aGTATCAGAGAACTGTTCTGGCAGAGGGTGAGAGAGGTCGGGTCCTTCACAAGGAAAATCAGCAGCATCGAGAGCTATCCAGAGGCAGGAAGGTTGTGCAGGCAGCTGGTTCCTCTGTGCAGCAACAATTCACATACAG ATTGAGAATGGATAAGAGTGAGCCCTCAGTAGTGGAGGCCAACGTCGGGGAGAGAGTCAGACTGCCCTGCACAGTGGAAGCATCGCCAGCTCTTACCATTGAGTGGCAGAAAGATGGgcagcccctctcctctcccag gcacaggcagcagtcGGATGGGGCCCTGGTGATCAGCCGGGTCAGCTCTGAAGACGCTGGCTTCTTTACCTGTATTGCCTCAAATGGACGTGACCAGGACCAGCGCCAGGTCCTGTTCCGACCTCTGG GAGAGCTGAAGATCACTGGCCTTCTGCCAAGCATCACGGTACCTGAGGGAGGGACTGCTCAGCTTCACTGTGCAGTGTCTGGCAACAACGTGAATATAAGGTGGTCAAG GAATGGAGTCCCCATGCGGGCAGATGGCCACCGCATTCACCTGTCCCAGGATGGAAGCCTGATGATAAGCAACGTTCAGGAGGCTGACGAGGGGTCCTACATATGCAGCgcctacagcagcagcaattctgTCAGTGCCAGCACGGAGGTGAAAGTGCTGAGGAACAGGCTGAGCA CTACTGTGAATTACGTCGCTGACCCGAGCAGGGAGTGCGTGGACCAGCCGCACCTCGCCAACTGTGAGCTGATCCTGCaggcccagctctgcagcaatgGGTACTACTCCAGCTTCTGCTGCGCCAGCTGCTCCCGGTACCAGCCGCAGGCCAGCGCTCCGCGGCACCGCGGGTGA
- the PAPLN gene encoding papilin isoform X1: MKNLFLLFLLAMMSPSAFSGHKMKRQIDVWGSWGEWGKCSRSCGGGVSFRQRHCYSQRTEGPSSCVGPTQSYRSCNIQSCPEGSRDFRAEQCAEFDGTEFQGKKYKWLPYYGAPNKCELNCIPKGENFYYRHKEAVVDGTTCEPGKRDICVEGVCQAVGCDNMLESPKKEDKCLQCGGDGSTCYGVKGTFDVPSLPKGYNQIFIIPVGATSIRIKEVMPSRNFLAVKNVQGEYYLNGHWTIDFSRALQVASTVMHYDRGSEGDLAPELLHAQGPTTEPLIIELISQEPNPGVQYEYYLPVQGQAAGYSWSYGSWSECSSECGGGFQSRLVFCTIDNEIYPDYMCSGKPQPDNNRTCGHQTCPQTKRTSYIYLPRAWSHSGARSSQMKRWKTGEWGPCSATCGGGTQTRSVYCVAFDGQSSRGVVDDAECMAFAQQPRSSQPCNMRQCASWIPGPWSECSASCGEGVQTRTVTCRTQQGSQAQDFACLMEPKPSATQPCLKENCIQEIGWHVGDWGLCSKSCNSGIRTRQVICADGDSRFYSLETCKAIQPQKPATLGSCNMQPCYLPQQVPSMQDTMGYDVTRQSLLTRYNPNSPATGVLPLDSGDERMFPGSSMIRSTSGNHHTPSTKDRGINLLTVRWESPSRSSGSYQLSSSQHPAAGTGSQDCHQSPHGCCPDGHTLASGPLGRGCPFSTCHRNRYGCCPDGVSAAQGPNNMGCPQNYRDIQVSRNQPTAATPTASQALSQQHPSDECRSSVYGCCFDNVASASGPQGEGCLNRPNYPYPVICLLPSAHGPCTNWTTRWYFVTAVGKCNRFWYGGCHGNKNSFVSEEECIGACHNSVSIGSLEHQPSSGTGTLQRQHAGSHSHTGDTQGQQQPPPRESASHSQEGRAYGASLPTRDRHRQHSWRSEVLPESLARTGVQESQHRGTQQSRLDSLSHLHLRETAVPRPLERQSSSSQQLLPQEGTQWHKAFGAGVSMTEGFEHQAPADLFPAQALHRTILEEAKPSLVTAVVGQNLQLVCKTGMSPFSRVEWVKDGRPVSSDRHTYQSDSSLVISHVKPEDAGTYTCLISDGRTERRQIQLQIIEYQRTVLAEGERGRVLHKENQQHRELSRGRKVVQAAGSSVQQQFTYRLRMDKSEPSVVEANVGERVRLPCTVEASPALTIEWQKDGQPLSSPRHRQQSDGALVISRVSSEDAGFFTCIASNGRDQDQRQVLFRPLGELKITGLLPSITVPEGGTAQLHCAVSGNNVNIRWSRNGVPMRADGHRIHLSQDGSLMISNVQEADEGSYICSAYSSSNSVSASTEVKVLRNRLSTTVNYVADPSRECVDQPHLANCELILQAQLCSNGYYSSFCCASCSRYQPQASAPRHRG, encoded by the exons GGCCACAAGATGAAACGGCAGATTGATGtttgggggagctggggtgagTGGGGCAAGTGCAGTCGGAGCTGTGGTGGTGGAGTCAGCTTTCGGCAACGGCACTGCTATTCCCAAAG GACAGAAGGCCCTTCCAGTTGTGTTGGACCAACTCAAAGCTATCGGTCATGCAATATTCAG AGCTGCCCAGAAGGCTCGCGGGATTTTCGGGCAGAGCAATGTGCAGAGTTTGATGGGACAGAATtccaaggaaagaaatacaagtgGCTTCCATATTATGGAG CACCTAATAAGTGTGAGTTAAACTGTATACCCAAGGGAGAAAACTTCTACTATAGGCACAAGGAAGCAGTGGTAGATGGGACTACCTGTGAACCTGGCAAACGGGACATCTGTGTAGAGGGAGTTTGTCAG GCTGTTGGCTGTGATAACATGCTGGAATCTCCCAAGAAGGAGGACAAGTGCCTGCAGTGTGGAGGAGATGGCAGCACCTGCTATGGTGTGAAGGGTACTTTTGATGTGCCTAGCCTCCCCAAAG gttacaATCAAATCTTCATCATCCCTGTGGGAGCCACAAGCATCCGAATTAAGGAGGTTATGCCCAGCAGGAACTTCCTGG CTGTCAAGAACGTGCAAGGGGAGTATTACCTGAACGGGCACTGGACGATCGACTTCAGCCGAGCACTGCAGGTAGCTAGCACGGTTATGCACTATGACCGTGGCTCAGAGGGTGACCTGGCCCCAGAGCTCCTCCATGCCCAGGGTCCCACCACAGAACCCCTCATCATTGAG CTCATCAGCCAGGAGCCAAACCCAGGAGTACAGTACGAGTACTACCTGCCCGTGCAAGGGCAGGCGGCGGGTTACAGCTGGAGCTATGGTTCCTGGAGCGAGTGCAGCTCCGAGTGCGGAGGAG GTTTCCAGTCTCGCTTGGTGTTTTGTACCATAGACAATGAAATTTATCCAGATTATATGTGTAGTGGTAAACCACAACCAGACAATAACCGGACATGTGGCCATCAGACTTGTCCCCAGACCAAACG GACTTCTTACATCTATCTGCCACGAGCCTGGAGTCACAGTGGAGCACGGAGCTCTCAGATGAAGAG GTGGAAGACAGGGGAGTGGGGACCCTGCTCAGCTACCTGTGGTGGGGGCACCCAGACTCGCTCCGTTTATTGTGTGGCATTTGATGGTCAGAGCTCCCGAGGGGTGGTGGACGACGCTGAGTGCATGGCCTTCGCACAGCAGCCGCGCAGCAGTCAGCCCTGCAACATGAGGCAGTGTGCGAGCTGGATCCCAGGGCCCTGGTCAGAG tgctcagcCAGCTGTGGGGAAGGGGTTCAGACCCGGACAGTCACCTGCAGAACGCAGCAGGGCTCTCAGGCTCAGGACTTCGCTTGCCTAATGGAGCCAAAGCCATCAGCCACCCAGCCCTGTCTTAAGGAGAACTGCATCCAGGAAATCGGCTGGCATGTTGGAGACTGGGGCCTG TGTTCAAAGAGCTGCAATTCAGGCATCCGGACACGCCAAGTCATCTGTGCTGACGGCGACTCCAGATTCTACAGTCTTGAGACATGCAAAGCTATCCAGCCACAGAAACCAGCCACCCTGGGTAGCTGCAACATGCAGCCCTGCTACCTGCCACAGC AGGTCCCCAGTATGCAAGACACTATGGGATATGATGTCACCCGCCAATCCTTGCTGACACGTTACAACCCAAACAGCCCTGCCACAG GAGTTCTGCCCCTGGATTCTGGTGATGAAAGGATGTTCCCTGGGAGCTCCATGATCCGTAGTACCTCTGGGAATCACCACACCCCATCCACCAAGGACCGTGGAATCAACTTGTTGACTGTTCGCTGGGAATCACCGTCACGCTCATCGGGTTCTTATCAGCTCAGCTCCTCTCAGCACCCCGCTGCAGGGACTGGCTCTCAGGACTGTCATCAAAGCCCGCATGGCTGCTGTCCAGACGGGCACACTCTGGCTTCGGGCCCTCTGGGGAGAGGTTGCCCCTTCAGCACCTGCCACCGAAACAG GTATGGATGCTGTCCTGATGGAGTATCGGCTGCCCAGGGTCCAAACAACATGGGATGCCCACAAAATTACCGTGACATTCAAGTGAGCAGAAATCAGCCCACTGCAGCCACTCCAACA GCAAGCCAAGCCTTGTCCCAGCAGCACCCCTCGGATGAGTGCCGCAGTTCCGTGTACGGCTGCTGTTTTGACAATGTCGCTTCAGCTTCAGGCCCTCAAGGGGAAGGATGTCTCAATAGGCCCAACTACC CGTATCCTGTCATATGCCTGCTACCCAGTGCCCATGGCCCCTGCACGAACTGGACCACTCGCTGGTACTTTGTCACTGCCGTTGGCAAGTGCAACCGGTTTTGGTATGGTGGCTGTCACGGCAATAAAAACAGCTTTGTCTCAGAGGAGGAGTGCATTGGAGCGTGCCACAATTCTGTGAGCATCGGTTCTCTGGAGCACCAGCCCTCTTCTGGCACAGGAACCCTGCAACGCCAGCACGCTGGCTCCCACTCTCACACAGGGGATACTCAGggtcagcagcagccacccccaAGAGAGTCTGCAAGTCACAGCCAAGAAGGACGAGCCTACGGGGCTTCACTCCCCACAcgagacagacacagacagcacagctggagaagTGAGGTGTTGCCAGAGTCTTTGGCAAGGACTGGTGTGCAGGAGAGCCAGCACCGGGGCACCCAGCAAAGCAGACTGGACAGCCTGAGCCACCTGCACTTGCGGGAAACAGCAGTGCCAAGGCCCTTGGAGAGGCAGAgtagcagcagccagcagttgCTGCCCCAGGAAGGCACGCAGTGGCACAAGGCTTTTGGAGCAGGTGTTTCCATGACAGAGGGATTTGAGCACCAGGCACCTGCAGACTTGTTTCCAGCACAGGCTCTGCACAG AACCATCCTGGAGGAAGCCAAGCCTTCTCTTGTGACAGCAGTCGTGGGACAAAACCTCCAGCTGGTCTGCAAGACAGGCATGTCCCCCTTCTCCAGAGTGGAGTGGGTGAAGGATGGCCGGCCAGTCTCCTCTGACAG GCACACCTACCAGTCTGACAGCTCCTTAGTGATCAGCCACGTCAAGCCCGAGGATGCTGGGACTTACACATGCCTCATTTCTGACGGGAGGACAGAGAGACGACAGATTCAGTTACAGATCATAG aGTATCAGAGAACTGTTCTGGCAGAGGGTGAGAGAGGTCGGGTCCTTCACAAGGAAAATCAGCAGCATCGAGAGCTATCCAGAGGCAGGAAGGTTGTGCAGGCAGCTGGTTCCTCTGTGCAGCAACAATTCACATACAG ATTGAGAATGGATAAGAGTGAGCCCTCAGTAGTGGAGGCCAACGTCGGGGAGAGAGTCAGACTGCCCTGCACAGTGGAAGCATCGCCAGCTCTTACCATTGAGTGGCAGAAAGATGGgcagcccctctcctctcccag gcacaggcagcagtcGGATGGGGCCCTGGTGATCAGCCGGGTCAGCTCTGAAGACGCTGGCTTCTTTACCTGTATTGCCTCAAATGGACGTGACCAGGACCAGCGCCAGGTCCTGTTCCGACCTCTGG GAGAGCTGAAGATCACTGGCCTTCTGCCAAGCATCACGGTACCTGAGGGAGGGACTGCTCAGCTTCACTGTGCAGTGTCTGGCAACAACGTGAATATAAGGTGGTCAAG GAATGGAGTCCCCATGCGGGCAGATGGCCACCGCATTCACCTGTCCCAGGATGGAAGCCTGATGATAAGCAACGTTCAGGAGGCTGACGAGGGGTCCTACATATGCAGCgcctacagcagcagcaattctgTCAGTGCCAGCACGGAGGTGAAAGTGCTGAGGAACAGGCTGAGCA CTACTGTGAATTACGTCGCTGACCCGAGCAGGGAGTGCGTGGACCAGCCGCACCTCGCCAACTGTGAGCTGATCCTGCaggcccagctctgcagcaatgGGTACTACTCCAGCTTCTGCTGCGCCAGCTGCTCCCGGTACCAGCCGCAGGCCAGCGCTCCGCGGCACCGCGGGTGA
- the NUMB gene encoding protein numb homolog isoform X7, whose translation MHICEDAVKRLKSERKFFKGFFGKSGKKAVKAVLWVSADGLRVVDEKTKDLIVDQTIEKVSFCAPDRNFDRAFSYICRDGTTRRWICHCFMAVKDTGERLSHAVGCAFAACLERKQKREKECGVTATFDASRTTFTREGSFRVTTATEQAEREEIMRQMPDAKAVETEVKTVAPGTAPNNTAPSSGSPTSPTAEVAASMDKEMSNPHAIPRRHAPIEQLARQGSFRGFPALSQKMSPFKRQLSLRINELPSTVQRKTDFPMKNSVPEVEGETDSISALCSQITSAFSTPSEDPFSSAPMTKPVTVVAPQSPAFQVNGTASAFCVLAAKPSQAAVVSTAMPVRETNPWAHASAANTAAAAVVTGAEWSSTSSGAASPSLFQGNHRRTPSEADRWLEEVSKTVRAQQQPAPAPAPQPLLQPPPAASQSAPAFPVSTFIAPQPVPVGVVPPMQPAFIPAQPYAVANGMSYAAPSVPVVGITPSQMVANVFGTASHTPAAHPHQSPSLVKQQTLPQYESSSATSSPFFNPPAQHNGSAAFNGVEGSKWAAEDKHSQPPAAAPQVDPFEAQWAALESKAKQRTNPSPTNPFSSDLQKTFEIEL comes from the exons TCTGGGAAGAAAGCCGTTAAAGCAGTCCTGTGGGTTTCGGCGGATGGACTCAGAGTTGTAGATGAGAAAACAAAG GATCTTATAGTTGATCAGACAATAGAGAAGGTTTCTTTCTGCGCACCAGACAGGAACTTTGACCGGGCATTCTCATACATCTGTCGAGATGGCACAACGAGACGCTGGATATGCCACTGCTTTATGGCTGTGAAGGACACG GGGGAAAGGTTGAGTCATGCCGTGGGCTGTGCATTTGCAGCATGCCTGGAGCGAAAGCAGAAGCGAGAGAAGGAGTGTGGAGTGACTGCCACCTTTGATGCCAGCAGAACCACATTCACTAGAGAGGGGTCATTCAGGGTCACTACAGCTACTGAacaagcagagagagaggaaattATGAGACAGATGCCGGATGCTAAAG CAGttgaaacagaagtgaaaacagTAGCACCAGGTACTGCACCAAACAATACTGCCCCCTCTTCTGGCTCACCAACCTCTCCTACTGCTGAAGTTGCGGCCTCTATGGATAAAGAAATGAGCAATCCCCACGCTATTCCACGGAGGCATGCCCCTATAGAACAGCTTGCCAGGCAAGGGTCTTTCAGGGGCTTCCCTGCGCTTAGCCAAAAGATGTCTCCTTTTAAACGCCAGTTGTCTTTGCGAATAAATGAGCTGCCTTCAACAGTGCAGAGGAAGACTGATTTCCCCATGAAAAACTCAG tCCCTGAGGTAGAAGGGGAAACGGACAGCATCAGTGCCCTGTGCTCTCAGATCACCAGTGCTTTCAGCACACCATCAGAAGATCCTTTCTCTTCAGCCCCCATGACAAAACCAGTGACGGTGGTTGCACCACAGTCTCCTGCCTTTCAAG TTAATGGCACTGCCTCTGCCTTCTGTGTGCTTGCTGCTAAACCATCCCAAGCTGCTGTAGTGTCCACAGCTATGCCAGTTCGTGAAACCAATCCTTGGGCTCATGCTTCTGCTGCTAATACTGCAGCTGCAGCCGTGGTCACTG GCGCTGAATGGAGCAGCACCTCctcaggtgcagcctcaccaagTCTCTTCCAAGGAAACCACAGGCGCACTCCCTCGGAGGCAGACCGCTGGCTGGAAGAGGTCTCAAAGACTGTCAGAGCCcaacagcagccagccccagccccagccccacagccactACTACAGCCTCCTCCTGCGGCTTCCCAGTCAGCACCAGCCTTCCCAGTCAGCACCTTCATCGCACCTCAGCCTGTGCCGGTGGGCGTGGTACCACCCATGCAGCCAGCATTTATTCCAGCTCAGCCCTACGCTGTGGCAAACGGGATGAGCTATGCAGCCCCAAGCGTACCTGTGGTTGGAATCACACCTTCCCAGATGGTAGCCAACGTCTTCGGTACTGCAAGCCACACTCCGGCGGCCCACCCGCATCAGTCGCCCAGTCTGGTCAAACAGCAGACGCTCCCTCAGTATGAAAGCAGCAGCGCTACGAGCAGCCCTTTCTTCAATCCACCTGCGCAGCACAACGGCTCTGCAGCTTTCAACGGAGTTGAGGGCAGCAAGTGGGCTGCAGAGGACAAGCATTCGCAGCCTCCCGCAGCTGCTCCACAGGTAGACCCGTTTGAAGCACAGTGGGCAGCGCtggagagcaaagcaaagcagcgCACTAACCCCTCTCCAACTAACCCCTTCTCAAGCGACTTACAGAAGACATTTGAGATTGAACTTTAA